The following proteins come from a genomic window of Miscanthus floridulus cultivar M001 chromosome 2, ASM1932011v1, whole genome shotgun sequence:
- the LOC136514136 gene encoding glycine-rich RNA-binding protein RZ1A-like, which yields MADVDEYRCFIGNLSWSTTDESLKDAFSKFGNLTEAKVVLDKFSGRSRGFGFVTFDEKQAMEDAIEGMNGLDLDGRNITVDKAQPQGPGRDRNGDRDYDRERGSRYDRGRDYGGGRAPRGGGGGGGGDCFKCGKPGHFARECPSGDGGRGDRYGGRDDKYGGGGGGRYGSDRGGDRYSGRSRDGGSYGGDRYSRDRSGPY from the exons ATGGCTGATGTTGACGAGTACCGTTGCTTCATCGGGAATCTGTCCTGGTCGACAACTGATGAAAGCCTCAAGGACGCATTCAGCAAATTCGGAAACCTCACTGAGGCAAAG GTGGTTCTTGACAAATTTTCTGGCCGTTCTCGTGGTTTCGGCTTTGTCACTTTTGATGAGAAGCAAGCCATGGAGGATGCTATTGAGGGAATGAATGGACTGGACTTGGACGGGAGGAACATCACTGTTGATAAAGCTCAGCCACAAGGACCTGGTAGAGACCGTAATGGTGACCGTGATTATGACCGTGAGCGTGGATCTCGTTATGATCGTGGTCGTGACTATGGTGGTGGGCGTGCACcgcgaggtggtggtggtggtggtggtggggactGCTTCAAGTGTGGGAAACCTGGTCATTTTGCTAGAGAGTGCCCATCTGGGGATGGTGGGAGAGGGGACAGATATGGTGGCAGAGATGACAagtatggtggtggtggtggcgggcgttATGGATCTGACCGTGGTGGTGACCGATACTCTGGCCGTAGCCGAGATGGTGGCAGCTATGGGGGCGACCGCTACAGCCGTGACCGATCAGGTCCTTACTGA
- the LOC136514131 gene encoding lysine--tRNA ligase, chloroplastic/mitochondrial-like, translating into MEALRAWRASSNLIGFAASRAAASRTLGLRIRCCSAAAATTNPPAQPQDRRRRSASSSASTSDRDSIRAIRLKKVEELRAKGHEPYAYKWDRTHTTKELQEQYAHLVNGEVCEDVSVSVAGRIVARRAFGKLVFMTVRDDAGTMQLYCEKDSLTEDQFEQLKAFIDIGDILGASGSIKKTEKGELSVYVKFFGILTKSLLPLPDKYHGLTDVDKRYRQRYVDMIANPKVSDVFRTRAKVVSEIRKTMESFGFIEVETPVLQGAAGGAEARPFITYHNSLQRDLYLRIATELHLKRMLVGGLEKVYEIGRIFRNEGISTRHNPEFTTIEMYEAYSDYESMMNMAEEIVTRCAMATHGKLKVDYEGTEISLERPWRRETMHSLVKEATGIDFNSFGDVESAKRAVRGLPGFEVGNNESTSLQACSSVGHVLNEVFETFVESTLVQPTFVLDYPVEISPLAKPHRSHVGLTERFELFISGREIGNAFSELTDPIDQRSRFENQIKQHNAKRAAMAKEVKSTEGEGDDDYSYEVSLDEDFLTSLEYGMPPASGMGLGIDRLVMLLTNSSSIRDVIAFPVLKIQQ; encoded by the exons ATGGAGGCGCTGCGGGCGTGGAGGGCCTCCTCCAATCTCATCGGCTTCGCGGCCTCCCGCGCCGCCGCTTCAAGGACCCTTGGCCTCCGCATCCGCTGCTGCTccgcggccgccgccaccacgaACCCGCCGGCGCAGCCTCAGGATCGCCGACGCCGTAGCGCATCCTCAtccgcctccacctccgaccGCGATTCCATCCGCGCCATCCGCCTGAAAAAA GTTGAGGAGCTCAGAGCGAAGGGGCATGAGCCGTACGCGTACAAGTGGGACAGGACTCACACTACCAAGGAGCTTCAGGAACAGTACGCTCATCTTGTGAATGGTGAAGTGTGCGAGGACGTGTCTGTGTCCGTAGCTGGCAGGATTGTTGCCCGAAGGGCATTTGGAAAGCTTGTTTTTATGACTGTAAGAGACGATGCGGGGACTATGCAG CTTTATTGCGAGAAAGACAGCCTTACAGAGGACCAATTTGAGCAGCTGAAGGCATTTATTGATATTGGTGATATATTAGGTGCAAGTGGATCCATTAAAAAGACAGAGAAAG GGGAGCTATCTGTTTATGTGAAATTTTTTGGAATTCTCACTAAATCCTTACTCCCACTACCAGACAAATATCATGGATTAACTGATGTGGACAAACGTTATCGTCAAAG GTATGTTGACATGATTGCAAATCCTAAGGTTTCTGATGTATTCCGAACTAGGGCAAAG GTGGTTTCTGAGATTCGCAAGACAATGGAATCATTTGGTTTTATTGAAGTTGAAACTCCAGTTCTACag GGAGCAGCAGGTGGTGCTGAAGCTAGACCTTTTATAACCTACCATAACTCACTTCAAAGAGATCTTTACTTGAGGATTGCAACAGAGCTGCATTTGAAAAGGATGTTG GTTGGAGGGCTTGAGAAGGTCTATGAGATTGGAAGAATATTCCGGAATGAAGGCATTTCTACTCGTCATAATCCTGAATTTACCACTATTGAG ATGTATGAAGCATATTCAGACTATGAAAGCATGATGAATATGGCTGAAGAAATTGTTACTCGATGTGCTATGGCTACTCATGGCAAGCTTAAGGTTGATTATGAG GGAACTGAAATCTCGCTTGAAAGACCATGGAGGAGGGAGACCATGCATTCTCTTGTCAAAGAAGCAACTGGAATTGACTTTAACAGCTTCGGAGACGTTGAATCTGCAAAAAGAGCTGTGAGGGGGCTGCCAGGTTTCGAAGTAGGAAACAATGAAAGTACTTCGTTGCAAGCCTGTTCATCTGTTGGACATGTTCTCAATGAG GTTTTTGAGACTTTTGTTGAATCTACTCTTGTACAACCAACATTTGTCCTTGACTACCCAGTTGAGATATCACCATTGGCAAAACCACATCGGAG TCATGTTGGCCTTACTGAGCGATTCGAACTTTTCATTTCTGGTCGTGAGATTGGCAATGCGTTTTCTGAGCTCACAGACCCAATTGATCAG AGGAGCCGTTttgaaaatcaaataaaacagCACAATGCTAAGCGTGCTGCAATGGCTAAGGAGGTCAAATCTACTGAAGGTGAAGGAGATGATGATTATTCCTATGAAGTTTCTTTAGATGAAGACTTCTTGACTTCATTAGAATACGGAATGCCACCAGCATCAGGAATG GGCCTCGGTATCGACCGgttagtaatgcttttgacaaacTCTTCTAGCATAAGGGATGTTATTGCCTTTCCTGTTTTGAAGATTCAGCAATAG
- the LOC136537565 gene encoding NDR1/HIN1-like protein 10, protein MAFYEGWCSGKDDDCCSDCSWTQIAIWTVVVLVVCGVIIVLVLAFGVVRPPKATADDAVLQRFALTPADPASNSTVSYNLTATVSLRNPNMYRAIEYGALAVTFSFNGTRFDDSASVPGFEHKARKTATVRVTVGGADKPIKLSKPGVGEFRAENDTGKFGVEMRLDTVLQYKGRSAKCPLVVVCPLQLQLVDPDVAATAFQRTKCTILRAKKSGC, encoded by the coding sequence ATGGCGTTCTACGAGGGCTGGTGCAGCGGCAAGGACGACGACTGCTGCTCCGACTGCAGCTGGACGCAGATCGCCATCTGgaccgtcgtcgtcctcgtcgtgtGCGGCGTCATCATCGTCCTCGTGCTCGCCTTTGGCGTGGTGCGCCCGCCCAAGGCCACCGCCGACGACGCCGTGCTGCAGCGGTTCGCTCTGACCCCCGCCGACCCGGCGTCCAACTCCACCGTCTCCTACAACCTCACCGCCACGGTGTCGCTGCGGAACCCCAACATGTACCGCGCCATCGAGTACGGCGCGCTGGCCGTGACCTTCTCCTTCAACGGCACCCGCTTCGACGACTCCGCGTCCGTGCCAGGGTTCGAGCACAAGGCGCGGAAGACGGCGACGGTGCGCGTGACGGTCGGCGGTGCGGACAAGCCCATCAAGCTGAGCAAGCCCGGGGTGGGCGAGTTCCGCGCGGAGAACGACACGGGGAAGTTCGGCGTGGAGATGCGGCTCGACACGGTGCTCCAGTACAAGGGCCGCTCCGCCAAGTGCCCGCTCGTCGTTGTGTGCCCGCTCCAGCTCCAGCTCGTCGACCCTGACGTCGCCGCCACCGCGTTCCAGCGGACCAAGTGCACCATCCTCCGCGCCAAGAAGTCCgggtgctag
- the LOC136537566 gene encoding uncharacterized protein — protein sequence MPLGLTLGSLGRAMRRKRLSSLDILSSKRAPRDYYKGKNCKPTGFHTRKGGYVIVDEKLPRFVVPDLTDFKLKPYVSQCARDLTASTTSSTSAENTENKS from the exons ATGCCTCTGGGGCTGACGCTGGGCTCGCTGGGGCGGGCGATGCGGCGGAAGCGGCTGTCCTCGCTCGACATCCTCTCCTCCAAGCGGGCGCCGCGGGATTACTACAAGGGCAAGAACTGCAAGCCCACCGGGTTCCACACCCGCAAAG GTGGATATGTGATTGTTGATGAAAAATTACCAAGATTTGTGGTCCCTGACTTGACTGATTTCAAG TTGAAGCCATACGTGTCACAATGTGCCAGGGATCTCACAGCGTCGACAACATCCTCTACTTCAGCAGAAAATACTGAAAACAAGAGCTGA
- the LOC136514152 gene encoding NDR1/HIN1-like protein 10 — MCDDCECCCACFAPYQRFACGFCIGLAIIAAVAVIVVLVLGYGHVAQPRFEVDDASLTRFTVATSPATTISYNLTLTLAVRNRNWAMGATFRSLEADYRFEDQSFDRVDVVASPTYVLPARKTAVFRLASGADAVNVMLGSAGVRAYRKQSAKGVFDIEVKLSGQVKYQLHSTWCRLEAKCPLNLQLGSPDGGGAVVFQKTTCEVLRSSQKGC, encoded by the coding sequence ATGTGCGACGACTGCGAGTGCTGCTGCGCGTGCTTCGCCCCGTACCAACGCTTCGCGTGCGGCTTCTGCATCGGCCTCGCCATCATCGCCGCGGTggccgtcatcgtcgtcctcgtcctcggctACGGCCACGTGGCGCAGCCGAGGTTCGAGGTCGACGACGCCTCGCTCACGCGCTTCACCGTGGCCACCTCGCCGGCCACCACCATCTCCTACAACCTCACGCTCACGCTCGCCGTGCGCAACCGGAACTGGGCCATGGGCGCTACCTTCCGGTCCCTCGAGGCCGACTACCGCTTCGAGGACCAGAGCTTCGACCGCGTCGACGTCGTCGCCTCGCCGACCTACGTCCTGCCCGCCAGGAAGACCGCCGTGTTCCGCCTCGCCAGCGGCGCCGACGCCGTGAACGTCATGCTCGGCAGTGCCGGCGTCAGGGCGTACCGGAAGCAGAGCGCCAAGGGGGTGTTCGACATCGAGGTGAAGCTCTCCGGCCAGGTCAAGTACCAGCTGCACAGCACGTGGTGCAGGCTGGAGGCCAAGTGCCCGCTCAACCTGCAGCTCGGGTCGCCGGACGGTGGCGGCGCCGTCGTCTTTCAGAAGACCACCTGCGAAGTGCTCCGGTCATCGCAGAAGGGGTGCTGA
- the LOC136514162 gene encoding uncharacterized protein, translating to MNSRPIILIFLLLVLIITSQFEWKQQIGEAEANPTATRRRQQALEREDAVKEKVILVQEKNIQQLNELIQSLQLQLLHCRGSNSTARTTSSQSASNSEVEGQEMIGD from the exons ATGAATTCGAGGCCAATAATTCTtatcttcctcctgctcgtgctCATTATCACATCACAGTTTGAGTGGAAGCAGCAGATTGGTGAGGCTGAGGCGAATCCGACAGCTACACGGAGGAGGCAACAGGCGCTGGAAAGGGAAGATGCTGTTAAAGAGAAA GTAATATTGGTGCAAGAGAAAAACATTCAGCAACTTAACGAGCTTATCCAGAGCCTTCAGCTGCAGCTATTGCATTGCCGGGGCAGTAACAGTACTGCTCGCACCACCTCAAGTCAGTCGGCTAGCAACAGTGAAGTGGAGGGACAGGAAATGATTGGTGATTGA